The window GCCCATTGGCTGAATGTGGTCAGCATGGACTCCGACGTCGCCTCGCGCTATCCACACGAGTTCTCCGGCGGGCAACGACAACGCATTGCCATCGCCCGGGCCCTAGCCGTGCAACCGGAGCTGGTCATCGCCGATGAAATCACCTCCGCACTGGACCTGACCACCCAGGCCGAGATCCTGAACCTGTTGGCCGAGCTGCGCCAGGACTTGGGCCTGACCATGCTGTTCATTTCCCACAACCTGGCGGTCGTCAGACATGTCTGCGATGACGTGGTAGTGCTCTACCGCGGGGACGTGGTGGAGGCCGGGGCTGTTGAATCCGTGTTCACCGACCCCCAACACCCCTACACCAGGACGCTGCTTGATTCGGTGCCCGGCGGCCCGGGTTTCAACATCGATGCGGATATCCGGGGCGGCGGGGTCGACGGCTGAAGGACTTTCACCTTGCATGCTGCAAAGCTTGGTTACACCCCTCCGGAGCCGATCTTAGCCGGAAGCAGGCGGGGGGATCGCGGCCCCGTGAAGGACTTCTTTTGCCCGCTCACCTCCACGGC of the Paenarthrobacter sp. A20 genome contains:
- a CDS encoding ATP-binding cassette domain-containing protein → MFSTPPTATAPDTGQPLLEVKALSVELGFGAVRATILNQVGLAVARGQTVGLVGESGSGKSTMAKTLVGELTPGSGSATFDGQSLHGLNRAGQRAMRRRIQMIPQDPYSSLNPRRTIGDALGEAIDPVRGNATRQAEAIAHWLNVVSMDSDVASRYPHEFSGGQRQRIAIARALAVQPELVIADEITSALDLTTQAEILNLLAELRQDLGLTMLFISHNLAVVRHVCDDVVVLYRGDVVEAGAVESVFTDPQHPYTRTLLDSVPGGPGFNIDADIRGGGVDG